From Equus asinus isolate D_3611 breed Donkey chromosome 14, EquAss-T2T_v2, whole genome shotgun sequence, one genomic window encodes:
- the TRIP6 gene encoding thyroid receptor-interacting protein 6 yields MSGPTWLPPKQPEPARAPQGRVLPRGAPGPPPAPGAALQPHPRVNFCPLPSEQCYQAPGGPEDRGLAWVGCHGAPQRSQGLPPDRGGLRPGSLDAEIDSLTSMLAELDGGRGHAPRRPDRQAYEAPQPPAYRTGSLKPNGGGVPSPPLPASPYGGPTPASYTTASTPAGPAFPVQVKVAQPVRGCGPPRRGASQASGPLPGTNFPLPGRGEVWGPGYRSHREPGPGGKEEVAGVSGHAGGGRGGGYGPQVPLSQPPEEELERLTKKLVHDMNHPPSGEYFGRCGGCGEDVVGDGAGVVALDRVFHVGCFVCSTCRAQLRGQHFYAVERRAYCESCYVATLEKCSTCSQPILDRILRAMGKAYHPGCFTCVVCHRGLDGIPFTVDATSQIHCIEDFHRKFAPRCSVCGGAIMPEPGQEETVRIVALDRSFHIGCYKCEECGLLLSSEGECQGCYPLDGHILCKACSAWRIQELSATVTTDC; encoded by the exons ATGTCGGGGCCCACCTGGCTCCCCCCGAAGCAGCCGGAGCCCGCCAGAGCCCCCCAGGGGAGAGTGCTCCCCCGGGGCGCCCCAGGGCCGCCGCCAGCCCCCGGAGCAG cactccagccccaccccagggtcAATTTTTGCCCCCTCCCATCTGAGCAGTGTTACCAGGCTCCGGGGGGACCAGAggatagggggctggcctgggtgGGGTGCCATGGAGCACCCCAGCGCTCACAG GGGCTCCCCCCAGACCGAGGGGGCTTACGCCCAGGAAGTCTGGATGCTGAGATCGATTCGCTGACCAGCATGCTGGCTGAGCTGGACGGGGGTCGTGGTCATGCCCCACGGCGGCCTGACCGGCAG GCTTATGAGGCCCCTCAGCCCCCTGCCTACCGCACGGGCTCCCTGAAGCCGAATGGAGGGGGTGTTCCTTCCCCACCGCTCCCAGCATCCCCTTATGGGGGCCCCACTCCGGCCTCCTACACAACAGCCAGCACCCctgctggccctgccttccctgtgCAAGTGAAGGTGGCACAACCAGTGAGGGGCTGTGGCCCCCCCAGGCGGGGGGCCTCTCAGGCCTCTGGGCCCCTTCCAGGCACCAACTTTCCTCTCCCAGGCCGAGGTGAAGTCTGGGGGCCTGGCTATAGGAGCCACCGAGAGCCAGGGCCAGGGGGTAAAGAGGAGGTTGCGGGGGTCTCTGGCCACGCAGGCGGAGGAAGAGGAGGCGGGTATGGGCCCCAG GTCCCCCTGAGCCAGCCTCCCGAGGAGGAACTTGAGAGGCTGACCAAGAAGCTGGTGCACGACATGAACCACCCGCCCAGCGGGGAGTACTTTG gccGGTGTGGTGGCTGCGGAGAAGATGTGGTTGGGGATGGGGCCGGGGTTGTGGCCCTGGACCGCGTCTTCCACGTTGGCTGCTTTGTGTGCTCTACGTGCCGGGCCCAGCTTCGGGGCCAGCATTTCTATGCTGTGGAGAGGAGGGCGTATTGTGAGAGCTGCTATGTG GCCACTCTGGAGAAGTGCTCCACATGCTCCCAACCCATCCTAGACCGGATCCTGCGGGCTATGGGGAAGGCCTACCATCCTGGCTGTTTCACTTGCGTGGTGTGCCACCGTGGCCTCGACGGCATCCCTTTCACGGTGGATGCCACTAGCCAGATCCATTGCATTGAGGACTTCCACAG GAAGTTTGCCCCACGATGCTCAGTGTGTGGTGGGGCCATCATGCCTGAACCAGGTCAGGAGGAGACGGTGCGAATTGTTGCTCTGGATCGCAGTTTTCACATTGGCTGTTACAAGTGCGAG GAGTGTGGGCTGCTGCTGTCCTCTGAGGGCGAGTGTCAGGGCTGCTACCCACTGGATGGGCATATCTTGTGCAAGGCCTGCAGTGCCTGGCGCATCCAGGAGCTCTCAGCCACTGTCACCACCGACTGCTGA